GGAATACTTTAAGATACTGGATATCAGGCTGCCGCAGCTCACCATTCCGGTGGCGCCGGGGCGCAACATCGCCTCCATCGTAGAGGTGGCGGCGCGGCATATGCGCCTGCAGTTTATGGGTTTTTCCGCGGTGCGCGAGGTGGACGAGCGGCTGATGGCCGAGCGTGCGCGGGAGGATGCGCAGCGCTAATCATGCCGTAAGGAGGCACAGCTTTATGTTGACCATTGGTATGGACGTGGGGGGCACCAATCTGCCGGTAGGCATTGTGGAGCGCGAGACGCGCAAGCTGCTTGTCAAGGACAGCTTCCCGCGCACGCCGGGCATCGCGCCGGTAGAGGCGCTGGGCAAAATGTGCGCGCTTGCCCGCGCGCTGGTGGCGCGCATCGGCCGCACCATGGACGAGGTTGCCTACGTGGGCATCGGGCTGCCCGGGGTGATGGACCCGCGTTCGGGCGTGCTCAAATACGCCAACAACCTGGGGGAGGCCTGGCAGGACTTTCCCGTCAAGGCGTTTCTGGAGGAACGCCTAGGCTGCCCGGCGCACATGGACAACGACGCCAACGCCGCGGCGTGGGCGGAGTACTTGATGGGCGCCTGCAAAGACGCGCGCGACGCGGTGATGCTCACGCTGGGCACGGGCCTGGGCGGGGCGATCATCCTGGACGGTAGGCGGCTGATGGGCAGGCACTTTGTCGGCGGCGAGGTGGGCCACATGATCCTGGTGGCAGACGGCGAGCGCTGCGCATGCGGCAACCGCGGCTGCGCCGAGCAGTATACGAGCGCCACGGCGTTAATCCGCTGGGGGCGCGAGATGATGGCCCAGCACAGCGAGAGCATGCTGCACCAAAAGACGCACGGGGATATGCGCCGGCTGAGCGCCAAGGATGTGGTGGATTGCGCCAAGGCGGGGGATACGGCCGCCCTGGTGGTCTTTGAGCGCTACGTGCACTACCTGGCGCTGTTTTGCGTCTCCATCGTCAACAGCATCGATCCGGAGGTGATCGTGCTGGGGGGCGGCGTGTCGCTGGCGGGGGATTTCCTGCTGGAGGCGGTTCGGCGCGAGACGGCGCGCTATATTATCTATAAATCCATGCCCTACGCCCAAATCGAGCTGGCGGTGCTGGGCAGCGACGCAGGTGTTTTGGGCGCGGCGCTGCTGGGCGAGGAGGGCTGACGCACAGACGCTGCTGGAAGCGGCAAGGCTGCATGCGCAAACAGATGCGCGTGCGGCCCTTTTTTGCATATTGCGCGCACCTCTGCCCATAGACTGGTGTTATAAGGAGGTGGGCGCTTGAAGAGACGAAGGACGATACGCGTCATCGCGGGCGTGCTGGTCTGCCTGCTGGCGATCGGGCTGCCGTTCTTTGGCCGTGCGCCCAAACCGGAGCGTCCACACGCCCCCACGCAGTCGCCGCCTGATTGGGTGGGGGTACTCACGCTGCACGTGTTGCCCGGTGCGGATGTGGGCGCGGGCAGCCGTGCGCGCTGGCTGCAGCGGCGTGCCCAGGAATTTGAGCAGGCAAACCCCGGCGTGTTTATCGAGGTGCGCACGCTGACAAGCACGCAGTGCGGCCTGTATTACGGCGCGCAGGCCATGGACCCGCCCGCCGCGGAGCTGGTGGCCTTCAGCACAGGTACGCTGGAGCAGGCGCCCTTTCTGCAGCCGCTGGGCGTGCTGCCCGATACCCTGCCGACGGCACTGGCGCAGTCGGGCGTCACGGGGGGCGTGACGGTGGGTGTGCCCTACATGCGCGCGGGTTACGCGCTGCTCATCAACAAGGCGGCGTGGAACGCCGCGCAGGTGCCCGACGCGCAAAGCTGGAGTGCGGCCCAGATGGACGAGGCGCTGCAGAAGCTGGGGCAGGTCAACCTCTCGGGCCGCAAGAAGGATGGCAACCTGATCCCGCTGGTGGCCAGCGCCGATACCTGGGATAACGGCGCCTCGGCGCTCGCGCTGCGCCTGGGGTCAGCCTCCCTACAGACGCCCGTGGTGGTCAAGACGGCGCGCGAGGCGTGGGAGCTTTTCTACACCCAAAAGGCCGCGGCCATCGTGGCCACGCCCTACGTGCTCTACCGTATGCGCGCGCTGTACAATGCGGAAAAAGGGTTTGAGACGCTCGCCATGCCCCTTGCCGGCGACGGCCCCGTGCTGGCAGACCAGGTGCACTACATCGGCCTGACCAGCCGCGCCCAGGGCCAGGCGCAGCAGGCCGCCAGGCGGTTTATCTCCTTTTTGCTGGAGGAAGAGCAGCAGCAAAAGAGCGTGCAGGTGGGCATGCTGCCCGCCGTGGACGCCTTTGCGGACCTCTATCCCGACAATCCCGCCATGGCCTGCCTGCAGGCCTCCCAACAGGGTGCGCTGTGCGTGCCGGGCGCCTTTGTATGGGCCAAGAAGCGCACCCAGAGCGGTGCGCTGGCCGCCGCTGCCGCCGGGGGGGACGCGGAGGCAAAGCGCGCG
Above is a window of Maliibacterium massiliense DNA encoding:
- a CDS encoding ROK family protein, whose product is MLTIGMDVGGTNLPVGIVERETRKLLVKDSFPRTPGIAPVEALGKMCALARALVARIGRTMDEVAYVGIGLPGVMDPRSGVLKYANNLGEAWQDFPVKAFLEERLGCPAHMDNDANAAAWAEYLMGACKDARDAVMLTLGTGLGGAIILDGRRLMGRHFVGGEVGHMILVADGERCACGNRGCAEQYTSATALIRWGREMMAQHSESMLHQKTHGDMRRLSAKDVVDCAKAGDTAALVVFERYVHYLALFCVSIVNSIDPEVIVLGGGVSLAGDFLLEAVRRETARYIIYKSMPYAQIELAVLGSDAGVLGAALLGEEG
- a CDS encoding extracellular solute-binding protein, with protein sequence MKRRRTIRVIAGVLVCLLAIGLPFFGRAPKPERPHAPTQSPPDWVGVLTLHVLPGADVGAGSRARWLQRRAQEFEQANPGVFIEVRTLTSTQCGLYYGAQAMDPPAAELVAFSTGTLEQAPFLQPLGVLPDTLPTALAQSGVTGGVTVGVPYMRAGYALLINKAAWNAAQVPDAQSWSAAQMDEALQKLGQVNLSGRKKDGNLIPLVASADTWDNGASALALRLGSASLQTPVVVKTAREAWELFYTQKAAAIVATPYVLYRMRALYNAEKGFETLAMPLAGDGPVLADQVHYIGLTSRAQGQAQQAARRFISFLLEEEQQQKSVQVGMLPAVDAFADLYPDNPAMACLQASQQGALCVPGAFVWAKKRTQSGALAAAAAGGDAEAKRALRALFGGP